CGACAACCGCAGAATCAACAACAACTacatcaacaacaacagcaTAGTGTTCTGGAAAACGGTGGCGACAATTACCATCATTTGATTGATGAAGAGAGAAAGCCGCCGCAGATGAACAGCGCCAGCGCGTTTGCCGGCTACGCACAAGCCTATCAGCCCCATCAGCCGCAGCATCATCTGTTTCAACAGGAgcacgaatcagctgatgagatGTTGGCCAACATCCACCGGCAGACGACCTATGCCAGTGTGGTCCGCACCCAAAAGTCGGAATCCTCCTCCCCTGTCGAGGAGAAAGGCGACCCGTTTGCGATTCTGAGGGAACTTGGAAATAAAACTACCCGAACGGGTCTTTATCATTATTTTGCTTAAGttataaacatattatatattCGTAGTGGGATAAATGTAGATGTGCATTCAGTATTTTATTAGCAcaagctagatggaaattagaAATATTTCAGTCATATTACGTTTCCTGGTAATTACTCTATATCTTGTCAAAATCTTCATTCAAACTGTCCTTTTAAATGttcatcaaattcatttataataatatatgtcTTATCTACAAtaatgtctattctttaccatTTATTGGAGTGTAATGGTGACTCAGGTAGTACCCGCATAAATGTTTGTAGTCAATGGCTACATGTCCTCAATATAAGCTCTTCAAATAATGTCAAGTTATTCTTCATTCAATTCTGCATAACTGCAGTAATgtgaaaaaagttattgattagccctatcattttgaaaatttgatttttctttGTAAATAATACCCCATACTCGCGATTAGATTCATCTATAaaatagatatttatttttgaataaatgaattgaatttatctttactgtatttgaattatttcaacttTTAAAAGTCAAGTTGTCTTTTCAAATAGTAAAGTTGATCTTGTGCGTATCATGTTTTTCATATCTACAATTGATCAGAAGATCACAGCTTTTTGtttataatgaatttgaaatttttttgatttCCAAGATcttcatgatgaaaaaattataaattgagaattttgCCAATTCTCaattcttttgttatatttatttgattattataataatctccagcttattcttcttcaattttcaatgaaattattgtcGTGTAATCCATACTCTGAGTATTTAAaaatatcactatatatcaAACTAGTGTGTCAGTCTAAATGGTGGAAAAATAgttgttattttattgtagtcATTGGAAATGGGCACAATTTCGTTATTTACTGCAACATGTTAGTGGATATAGATTCGTAGTTAATTAATATAACTGGAGTGTGTCGGGTAAATAATTTGCGCAGTTATAGCTATTTATCATAACATTTAATAGAAACCACTTGAAATTAGGATAAATTTGTGATCTGAAACAATGTGAAAGTCCAGTATTTAATCTTGTAATGTAACAGTGAATTCAccgtatattatataatatatatttatactgaAATGTTTCAACTTAAATTATTAATAGAGTTTGATCTTATCtcattaattcaattaattattatgtacGTAAAGTTGTTAATTTTGATTACTGAATTTATTACAAGTGCATAACATCGTATAAATGATTTTGGTTAATGAAAGTTGCAAAAtgcaatagaaatagaattatttgacaGTTAACATAGATTCCTCTATGACTGAATATTTCTAATAGAATGGAAGATCAAGTATAttatatatcattattataatagtgTAGCATGTCtagattatataaaaaaaatgttgaaaatttataaaaaatttgaaaaatataaatacaaaaactAAGCTCTTTGTCTATATTATATcacgaaaaaaattgaaaaaatattatcattttgtattcatattacattaaaatatagagattgaaaatatatattcattagtATTATAGATGTTATATATAATGTGAAGTAAGCATTTGTACGTATATGAATGgattgtaatataattatatcgTATATCAGAGGAAAtcagttttttcattttatccAGTGTTgctaattataattatagtatatTCCCTATTAGGAAGGTTGATATCTATGAAATTATGAAAGTAAGGTTATAAATAGGATTTTGACAATGAtctttttgataaaaaaatacgAATGGCAAAAACAGTTTAGTTTTGAAGATCATCTcacaagtttcaatttttctaataaaaaatgagatcattaGTTGTTAATTTCTTCCAAAATCCTCGTCGTTCGAGGTATTCCAGTATTAGCCTTTCCTATTTTAGACTCTTTTACGTTCTCCTTTTCCTTAAAAGTTTGTATTTGACTTTGCGGACGCAACCCAATAGTACTTGGGACTGTGTCAACATAATCAATTTCGATTCCAGCCTCTTCTGTGATCTTCAGTATATCTTCTCTCTTTGGGGTGTCACCTGAAGCTGGTGTCACAAGtagtttatttttcaagaaattcgtCAAGCTTGAACTGAACGAGTCAAAACCATCTTTGATTTCTTGTTTGGACATTTCTTTCAAAGTGCTGTTGTGCTCTTTCATCATATTAACTAGCTCTTCGGCGCTTTTCTGCGCCAACATTTGTATTGCAGTCAGTTTTTCTTCAAACTCGTGCAATTTGTTAGCCACTGAATTGACCAGCAACTTTGTCTCTTCGTTTGCAGCAGTCAATTCACACAAATCAGAATTTCCATCACTTACAATGGAAGAAATCAtctgagaagaggaagaaatcgTGTCAGCCTGTGAGCTCGTAAACAATTTCAGCTTTTCTGCTATACCACGTCTGTAGCAAACAATATCCTCCATGCACAGTGATCGCCCATCATCGATTTGAGTTTCATATTCTTGACATAGCCGCTGAACCTCTTCGATTTTCTCCTTACTATGCCTTTCAGCATCTATCATTTCTCCAAAACTAGCCATTTTTTCTTCCATGAAAGAGGAGAAGTTGGTGAAACTTCCAATCAGACACTTTTCTTTCTCATCCAGAGAACTATTTTGTGTAACCAAGTCAATGTATAGCTgtctctttcttttttttaacatttttattgcccataaaaaccaaatacaaaataaaaaaaacttacaaaagaaatattctagattataatattatgctattttacaaataaattaaaattacatggcaccacccagcaagggcaaaaccctgaccgctgagtgagagtatcagctgtttagacaatataaaaatttatttactaataatcaaagctacaaaaatcgaagttaacaataaattactagtaataaattataatatttgactgatgtcgaagaaaaatttttgtatcacccacttatttatctgttccatcctctgtctgcccctattagaaagatattctgacaatgcatttggcatgatatttattatttttgagctaagataccccaattgtcttcgcactattgtcaaatctgaatagttgatattataaatgttatgagatgtaactctcaggttatacatagaaacgttattattcactgtaaattcatccttcctcatccatgcataataaagaagtttctttatataaatttgacgtactgtcatcactttaaattcggcaaatgtttcactactagaaaacgcccttggcttattaagaattgcttttattatcatttttgagatgtaaaaattttattcatgaaaacatcatacgctcctccccataccactaacccatattgcagcaccgattgaacataggcaaagtaaaggaccctaagtaatttaatgtctaatattttacGGACTTTATAAAAGATAAAGGACATAAATTTTAAGCGTTTACAGATATATTCTATATGAGGCTCCCACTTAAGGTTACAATCAACCATGATGCCCAGATactttatagatttttcattttttagttgaGGGCATGCACAATCCTTCCATTTCTcaaaatcacaatttgtatgtattttttaaatcatAGCATCATTTGGTTGACCAACTATTGTAggagaaaatgtaatatatttagtttttgatgTATTTATACTCAATGTATTAATATCAAGCCATTGTTTAACAATGGATATTACTCTTTCTGCTCTCGAGTACGTCTCTAACCATGAGCGGTCCTTAACTATTACAGCCGTATCGTCAGCAAAGGAAATTATTTTCGAACTATCAATATTTAGTTTAAAGATGTCGTTGATATAgagtaaaaaataaaatcggGGACAAGACGGTACCTTGTGGTAATCCAAAGTCGTTAAGTTTTTTAGTATTTGATTTGTAACTGTTGTTATCAGATATTAATTGTGTCCGATCACTTAAATAATTCAAGGTGGAGTCCTCTAATCCCGTACCTCTccaatttttttagtaatttattgtgGGGTATAGGCTTTTGCCAGGTCAATCATTATAGCTAGGCATTTGTTGTTATTGGAAGACATGGCTTCAGAAACTTCATTTGTAAAGGCGGCCAGAGCATCCTcagtattttaataaatttttgttaGATTCATTTATGGCACCCATCAACTGATTTGTTTTCATCATTTGTTGATCGTAATTTGAGGCGAGTTGATGATGTTTTGTTTGCAAAGTGATTAATTGACTGCCAACTGCATCGATTACTCTTGCTCCCTTGACTGCTACTTGGTCATCTTTCAACTGAGCGAGCATCTCTCTCTTCATATCACTGTCTAATTGCATTGTATCAATACCATCATTATTTACAGCTTCTAGCTGGGAAACGTCCGCCATCATCTTTtctttgaattcaataattgcCAATACTAGTGGTACAGCAGTTTTGTTCAATATACATTATGAAGTCATTGTTTTCTCTCTTGTAGACTTCTTGCATAGTTTCCTCCAAAGTGTTCATCCAATCAATCGATTTATTAAAATTCTTGGTCATCAGGTTTTCAATCCTATCAATAGCAAAGAGCACTGTCCAATCTGCAACTTTCGAACTGATGAGACCGTAGAACATTTTTTattagtatgtcccatgtattGCCACATCAGGAGGCAATTCACTGCCAAATTTACTCAGAATATTGTAAATGACGCAGATAAAGTAATGGTactgccatagagaaacaataatagcgtaagtagatacggtatcccatggtatggggaatttatgtcgcaacttttgttgttatctcaagccgattactgtcgattattgttagtttttactgttttgttggggtgagagtgtatgaacggcacaatttgagagactatcagcgtcacacagctgcatgggaaaaaactacgtgaactatcggcttggaataacagtaaaagttgcgacataaacgccctataccatgggatatctacttacgctattgtttctctatggtactgcTATCCAACTTGAgtgtagaaaaaataaattccgTGTACAATTTTACAGTAGAGGCGCTCAAAATAAGATCAGAGATACTAAGCGTAACAGGTTGAGCCGGCAGTGAGTCTTTTTAACAATCGCAGCAATAATTTAATCATGACGTTTCACTCAACTGAATGAATTGTGTTATCCTGTTTGTAATTATAATCAATGTTTCCATATTGTTTGTGTATTTTGTCTGTATCATGATGATTGTGACTTTGTATGGGGTGTGGCCCCGATTGCaaataaagatatttatttttcgccccacttggatgtaatgagctggtttacgtgcgtcatatggaggccgaaagtgattgttttctgaccaggccggtaaaatttttacggccctagggctgtaaaataaccttgaagtcagctgattctgatttgatgtgaacatgtttacaaaatagtttatgaaacggaatcagtttatgcttctagaattgaataaagtttttgcaataagatactatcattttatttggatgaatgaaatacaaatgagatattataaactattcaaattcaattttcagagtataatagcatctaacctcaaacctcctagtaaagcgtttatcacggaacatggtggataaacggaatcattttatgcttctagaattcaataaagtattctgtaataatatactatcattttatttaaatgaataaaatacagataagattataaactattcaaataattcgattttcatagaaggatagaacttctaacctaaacttccattgacattcagatcacatcGGATTagccgaatttcaagtgtgccaaaacagctgatcaaaaactttttcaagtgtgataaccagctgatcaaaaactttttcaagtgtgataaaccagctgatcaaaaacttttcattatttgtgtttatcattcaataattaaaacatttataataatatcatcttattgtcatttggaagaataaaagtataaactcaacctcttacataattgaacataatattttaggttatttagacaaatcagaataaaaaataaaaatacttggacaatttcttgatattcagatttgctagagctatgaccttccacttttgctttcggaagtgcttataatagacaatgagaataatattattattctcatatatatattgtttatttttctgtgtggcgaaaaattacgttctcaccatgggcaaaaatgtttttccggctctcaatcttttctagtcctcggcctacggcctcggacttgaaaaccgatttcgagccagaaaagtctcattttcggccctaggtgcgaaatatactatattattaatACAGATACTATGAAATAGTTGGAACGCTCTTACATTAGATGACATCCTAAAGCCAAAATATTGATCTGAATCATGAtgttaatttgaattgaattccgAAGGaatgacataataaaaattatattcactTTGATACTTTAGTTAGGTACTTTTTAATCACTTTAATATCAacgtaataattatttaatataagaaTTATTCTAGGCTGGTTTTACCACTGccaattcaactttcaacttctGTTTGTTTAAcacaagaatgaataataattcatttatgttCAACACTGAACACTGTACAGTTactgagaataaaaataatactaggTGAGATATGTTTCAAGCATTTTAGGAGTTGTTTAGTCTTGATCATTTTCGCCCGGTTCTGGAAAGGCAGGGAGGTAAAGTAGCGCATTTTTCTGCAATTCAGAATTTGTCCGGTTGGGGCTTACAGTCACCACATCAACCTAAACATCAAAaccaatatgattattatctagatagaaaaaaattatcgtaatcaatcaatcaatcaatttattcattctttgcacattttacatagtttaaatacacaaaaatacaaaaataaacaaagagTACAAAAGAATGTGTAGCTCGCAAGACTTTCGTCTGTTCGCGAGCATGAGTAAGAGAATATAAAGATTGAGAAAcgtagaaaagaaaaaatatttataaaatagaatataataaatgactAAGAATAGCCTAATGgtaaaacaaatttgaaatacagagtgaaatgaagaacagtttttttacaatataagagggaaaacctgagaaagagaagaagcacAGTGAATGCACAAGTCAACTGGTGATGAGGAGAGGTGAGTGGAGAAACgtaaatttagaatttgttaTAAGCTACTGCCTTTGATTACTGAAAACGTCAGGTGAAGTTTTGATCCATGATAAGATTTCTTTTCTCTTATAGcaattttgattgtctgatatgAAGTCTTGTGGTATAATATTTACTAGTTTGTCACATCTATACGGAAATTGCATTCTACATACTGTTAGATTAGTTTCAGGTAAGTCAGATCTCCTGTAAGTTTGGCGCGTGTTATATGGAGTAATTCGGGTATtgaaaagatttttgttttttaataaatatgaaattaaatttttcaagtagagcTGTTTGATTGTAAGTATGTTAGATTCCTGGAAGAGAATTCTAGTAGGATACAGTCTTGGTTTGCTTAGTGccacttttattatatgtttttgaacattgaaGATCTTGTTTATATGACATTCAGCAGCACCCCCCCATACCCTAATTCCATATTGCAACACAGATTGTGCGTAAGCAAAGTAGGCCATTCTAGTAATTTGTTGCATTTTCAACTGGctcattttgtaaaatttattagTTAGATACTTGACCTTGTGACATAGAGCTTGGATCTGGGAATCCCATCTCAGATGACGGTCAACAATTATTCCCAGGTATTTAACGGTTTTAGAGTCCTCTAGTTTAGGACAGTCACAATCATTCAACCtattttattacatttgatattatgaattttcaagtttattcggTTTACAGGTTGAGTAGCAGCATTTGGTGTGAAGGTCATGAATGaagattttttatgattcagagTCAGGGTATGATAGTCAAGCCAGTTCTTGACCCTGGAAATACCCTTCTCAGCTGATATTTTAGTACTCTCCCAGTTATCACCCGAAAAAACTAAAGTGGTGTCGTCGGCAAATGAGATTGTTTGACCATTTTGCAAGTCGAGATTCAGGAGGTCATTAATGTatagtatgaataaaattgGTGAGAGTACAGTCCCCTGCGGTAAGCCGTAATCTAAAAGATTTTCAGTACtggatttattttcaattgataatatttgagaGCGACTTTCAAGGTAGCTTGTAAAAAGTTTCAGGGGCAAACCTCGAATTCCAATTCTATTGAGCTTTTCCAACAGTTTGGTGTGTgggacagtatcgaatgcttttttcaagtcaataaaaattgcaatagattttttattattactaaaattttCAGTTAAAATTTTTACTAATAACGAAATAGCGTCTTCTGTGTTTTTTCCTTCTTGAAATCCAAATTGGTTAGGGTGAATCACCTTACTCACAATCATGTATTGTACTAGCCGCTTTTTAATAAGCTTTTCCATGATCTTTGAAAATCCACTTAGCAAGCTTATTGGGCGGTAGTTATTGGGATCGTCAACATCTCCCGATTTATGTAAAGGTATGACTCTAGCCACCTTGAACTCCTCCGGAAAGAAACCTTCTTCAaagcatttattaattataatttttaaaggttTAGCAATATAGTGGGCAATGATTTTTAGACAgctattatttatgttattaattCCTGGTGCTGAGCTGGATTTGAGGTCtttaattgttttgataatttcttcctcatttgtcgggaaaaggaaaaaggaatttGGGAAACCTATTCGTGAAAAACGGGAATTTTGACCAGTTGGAGGAgggatgtttttattttctttattcagtTCTTCTGCGAGTACTCTCCCGATAgacgaaaaatgtttatttaaaatttcaggaTCAATATCAgtctttgaatttttcttttctacaTCAAGTATTTCATTTATGGTATTCCATGTCTTCCTGGAATTACCTCTACTCTGCTCCAATTTATTTCTGTAATACCTAATCTTGGTTTCTTTCAGTAATTTGTTTAGGACGTTTCTATAGCGAGTGTAGCATTgtttcatttcgttattatgTGGTTGcttctgtagttttttgtgcattttaTTTCTGGTTTGAATAGCTCTTATTAGTCCGGTGGTGATCCAGTTCTTTAGTGTTTATTTCTGTGTGATGTCTTTATTTTGATAGTT
The genomic region above belongs to Nilaparvata lugens isolate BPH chromosome 5, ASM1435652v1, whole genome shotgun sequence and contains:
- the LOC120351484 gene encoding uncharacterized protein LOC120351484 translates to MMADVSQLEAVNNDGIDTMQLDSDMKREMLAQLKDDQVAVKGARVIDAVGSQLITLQTKHHQLASNYDQQMMKTNQLMGAINESNKRKRQLYIDLVTQNSSLDEKEKCLIGSFTNFSSFMEEKMASFGEMIDAERHSKEKIEEVQRLCQEYETQIDDGRSLCMEDIVCYRRGIAEKLKLFTSSQADTISSSSQMISSIVSDGNSDLCELTAANEETKLLVNSVANKLHEFEEKLTAIQMLAQKSAEELVNMMKEHNSTLKEMSKQEIKDGFDSFSSSLTNFLKNKLLVTPASGDTPKREDILKITEEAGIEIDYVDTVPSTIGLRPQSQIQTFKEKENVKESKIGKANTGIPRTTRILEEINN